TTGTATAGTCTCTCGTACGGCGGTTGGCATGGTTCTCTCCTTGCAGGAGCTTGTGGGAATGGTTTCCTGCAATCATGAACCATCCAGCCGCCTTTGTCACGTCAGCACTTAGCGGAAACTAAAGTTTTATGATTCGTCGATATTTTTACGCGAATTGCTGCATGAGACAGGTGCAATTTACGTTCATTTAGATTGGCGACTTCTTCATTACATCAAAGTAATTATGGATGAGGTGTTCGGAAATTCCAATTTCATGTGTGATATTACGTGGAAAAGGATAGCAAGTGGCAGGAAAGCCACTTCGCATAAATGGCTCGCAGTTGATGATATCATTCTGGTCTACACAAAGGGAAGTCATCGTATATCATCACAATATCTCCCATATTCTGAAGAATATAGAAAACGATATATCTACGAAGATGAAAGAGGACCGTACTTTTGGGACAATATTGGAACATATTCCGAAGAACGTCTAAGAAAGCTTGAGGCGGAAGGGCGTGTGAAGTACCCAGATAATCCGAATGCTAAACCAAGAATCAAGAATTACCTTTACGAAGGTAAGGGCGTAATTGTAGATAACATCTGGACGGATATCCCTCCGGTGAATTCACAGGCGAGCGAAGACACCAGTTACCCCACGCAAAAACCAGAAGCCCTGCTCGAACGCATCCTCAAAGCCTCGTCCAACGAAAACGACCTCGTGCTCGACTGCTTCTGTGGCAGCGGCACCACGGCGGCGGTGGCCGAAAAGCTGGGCCGGCGCTGGATCGCCTGCGATCTGGGCCGCTTCGCCATCCACACCACGCGCAAACGCCTGCTCGGCATCGAGGACGTGCGCCCGTTCGTGGTGCAGAACCTGGGCAAGTACGAGCGGCAGGCGTGGCAGGGGGCGGAGTTCGGAGGGCAGAGAGCGGAGGGCGGAGGGCAGCAGGTCGCAGGTGGCAAGTCGCAGGTGGCGGTTCAGGCCGCGTATGTGCGTTTCATCCTCGAACTCTATAACGCCCGACCGATCAGCGGCTACGTGTGGCTGCACGGCCTCAAGGGCGGGCGCATGGTGCATGTCGGTTCGGTGGATGCGCCGGTGTCGGCAGGCGATGTGAGCAACATCGTGAGCGAGTTCCGCCGGGCCGTGGGCACGGGCGCGGAGGCGCCGGCGACGAACAGCATCGACATCCTGGGCTGGGACTTCGCCTTTGAGATCAACGAGGTGGCCCGGCAGCAAGCGGCGGCGGCCAACGTGCAGACGCGTTTCGTCCGCATCCCGCGCGATGTCATGGACAGGCGGGCGGTGGAGCAGGGCGACATCCGCTTCTTCGAGCTGGCGGCGTTGGCGGTGGAGGTAAAGGCGGCGAAACGTGCGGTCACCCTCACCCTCACCGATTTCGTCATCCCGCCCGACGACGTGCCCGATGACGTGCAAAAAGCGATCACGCACTGGTCGCAATGGATCGATTACTGGGCCGTAGACTGGGACAACCAGTCCGACGCCTTCCACAACGAGTGGCAGACCTACCGCACACGCAAACAGCCCAAACTCGATCTCGCCGCCAACCACATCTACGACGCGCCCGGCCGCTACACCGTGGTGGTGAAGGTGATCGATATTCTGGGGAATGATACGACGAAGACGCTGCAGGTCGTTGTCGAATGATGGGGATTCCGTTATGATGGTAGTGTACAAAGTTGGTCAACCTACCCCTTGGTACAGCAATCAAGGACGCAATCGATGAGCAGATACTATCAGAATTCTCCCATTGTCGAAGCTGTCTGTGAGTTCCGCTTTGCGCCGGGCCAACCTTGGGATTGGACGGTGCCAGGCCTCGTTTACGACAGACTCAAGGATGAGTTCCCCAAGAAACGACAACAGAATGCCCTGCAACTGCAGTTACGTGCTGAAGATCAGGAAATTGCACAGAGTATCAAAGGCGGTGTCGCGCTGATGCAGTTTCTGCGCGCCGACGAGAGCGCGCTTATCCAGGTTGGGCCTGATCTCCTGACGGTCAATCATGCACAGCCTTATTCCAATTGGCAGACCTTTAGAGGAATGATCGAGCGTGCATTAGACACATATCAGAATATCGTCAAGCCACAAGGTATTACACGGATCGGCCTGCGCTACATCAATCGTATCGAGATTCCCGAACACCAGGTGACAATTGAGGATTACCTCCTTGCCACACCACGCGCCCCCCAGACGATATCGCAGATCTTTGCGGCGTGGGCGCAGCGGATCGAGATGCCGTTGCCGCAAGTCAATGGTATCCTTGTTCTTCAATCGGGGTCGCTCCCAGATCCGCAGCAAAAAAAAGTGATCTTCTTGCTCGACCTTGATCTCTTCACTGCTCCTTCGAGCGAACACCTGCCCATCAATCTGGCATCAGACTGGATTGAGCGCGCGCATACCGAGATCGAACAAGCATTCGAGGCATGTATCACTGATAAAACTAGGCCATTGTTTAGGGAGGTGATAACTCATGATGAGTGAAACCCTTGCCTTCAGCCAGAGCTACAATGGCAGGCTGGCGACCCCACTTCTGCCACAGACCCTCAAACCTCAGAAAGTGCTGCAGTCCGCAAGGATTGACGATCTATCTTTGCCTTCACTTTTGTATGATAACGAAGAAAAAAGCAGGTATTTTACCTTCTCCGATGCCTTTATTACGCAGATCGAGAACTGGCTTCTCGAGGCGCGTATGCAAGTCAAGACTCGTCTGACTCGACAGCCGGTCGTAGAAACACCAGAGGTTTTCAACCTCCGACCCCTCGCTAGCCAACCCGTGAGTGTAATAATTCGCGAAGTTGGGCCGGCGCAGTTTTACTTTGTCGAGGAAAGCGAATGGATCGAGGATCCCGACGAATAGGTGGCGCTGAAATGGGCGATGGTTATCCATGGTATCAAGCCGCTGCGAGCGCAGAACTGGAACAGGGAGATATTCTTCGGGCGTGCCCTGTGCTTGTGGCCGTCTTCGATTCTACCACTCCGATCGTGGGCGCAAGCATCGCCGGACGAGTCGACACTTTCGATGTGGTAGTCATGACCCAATCTTGTGACCTGGCTAACGACAAGGTGCAGGAAGTGATTCTGTGCCCGCACTGGGATCTGACCGAAGCGGGTCAAATGGACCCTGCGCTGGCCAAAAGTAACGCGCACAAAGCCATCCTGAAGGGACAGTCGTACCGCTACACATTGCTGGCGGCATCCACGATTGATGAACTACCGATGGGCATTCGCATCGTGGACTTTGGACGAATCTTCACCTTGCCGCGATCATTTGTAGAGCGTTTTGCCGATGCGCAGGGGAAGCGGCTGCGTTTGTGCCCACCTTATCGTGAGCACCTGTCACAGGCATTTGCACGTTTCTTCATGCGTGTAGGCTTGCCACAAGACATCAGGTTGCCCGGCTGAAACCCAGTCACGTACGCCTTGTTCGATAGCACACCTGCCAACTCAGGCATCGAGCATTACTCAATGCCCCGCCGCAAATCTACCGCCTCCGACGCCCAACTCAGCCTGCTGGAGCCGCCCATCCGCACGGCCCCGTGCGTGCCCGCCATCCGCATGGCTGTGGATGACTGGCGCGCCGCTGGCTACAAGGGCGTGACCGAGACCACGCGAACGCTGCTCAACTTCTGGTTCAAGACCGACCATCGCCTGCCCAACCGCCGCCCCTTTCGCTACCACGATTCGCAGCGCTTCGCCATCGAGACGCTGATCTACCTGTATGAAGTCGCCGCAGTGCGGCGGCACAAGCCGCTGGTCGAACGCTTCGCCGGGCCGAACCAGAACCTGCGCCTGCTTCGATACGATGACTTCGCCCGCTATTGCATCAAAATGGCGACGGGCAGCGGCAAGACCAAAGTCATGGCCCTGGCGATAGCGTGGCAGTATTTCAACGCCGTGGCTGAGCCGCGCGACGACTACGCCCGCACCTTTTTGCTGATTGCCCCCAACGTGATCGTGTTCGAACGGCTGAAGCTGGACTTCGCCGGCGGACGCATCTTCCGCAGCGACCCCATCATCCCGCCCGAGCTGCGCATCTATTGGGATTTCGATTGCTACATGCGCGGGGATGGCGAGCGGGCAAGCTCGCAGGGCGCGCTCTATCTCACCAACATCCAGCAACTGTACGAGCGCGCCGGCGCCGGCAACGACGCTGAACCGGAGGTGATGACGGCGGTGCTGGGGCCAAAACCGCCGGCGCAAACGCTGGAGGTCGAGAACTTTGGCCCGCGCATCGTCGCCCGCGGCGGGCCGATCCTGGTGCTCAACGACGAAGCGCACCACACCCACGATGAAGAGAGCGAATGGAATCGAAGCATTCGCCGTCTTCATAGCTTCCAAACCTTTGCGGTTTTGGAAACCTCAAAGGTTTTAGCCCAATTCGACTTCACGGCGACGCCGCGGTTCAGCAAGGGCGCTCTGTTCACATGGACGGTGTACGATTATCCGCTCAAGTACGCCATCCTCGACGGCATTGTCAAGCGCCCGATGAAAGGCATCGCCACCGGCATCCAGGAAGCAAAGTCCGACGTTGCCAGCACCAGATACCAGGCCTATCTCACCGCCGGCGTCGAGCGTTGGCGCGAATACCGCCAGCAGCTCGCGCCGCTGCAAAAAAAGCCGATCCTGTTCGTGATGATGAACGACACAAGCGAGGCCGACGATGTGGGCGACTATTTGCAGCGCAAATACCCTTCTGAATTCGGCGGCGACAAGCTACTGATCATCCACACCGACCGCGCCGGCGAAGTCTCGAAGCGCGACCTGGACAAGGCCCGCAAAGTCGCGCGCGAAGTGGATGACCTCGACAGCCCGATCAATGCCATCGTCAGCGTGCTGATGTTGCGCGAAGGCTGGGACGTGCAAAACGTGACCGTGGTGGTGGGGCTGCGCCCCTACAGCTCAAAAGCCAACATCCTACCCGAACAGACCATCGGCCGCGGCCTGCGGCTCATGTTTCGGGGAATGGAGACAGGCTATACCGAGCGGGTGGACGTGATCGGCAACAAGGCCTTCATCCAATTCGTCGAGCAATTGGAAAAGGACGAGGACATGGCCCTGGGCACCTTCGAGGTCGGCAAAGACAAGCTGACCATCGTCACCATCGCCCCCGACCCGGCCAAGCTCGACCGCGACATCTTGCTCCCCACCCTCAGCCCCATCCTCAGCCGCAAACGCACCCTGGCCGAAGAAATCGCCGGCCTGGATGTGAGCACCTTCGCCTGCCCCACCCTCCCGCGCAAAGCCGGCGATGCTGTGGCCCAATCCTTCCGCTACGAAGGCTACGACATCCTCAGCCTGCAGAAGCTGGTCGAGCGCGACTACACCCTGCCGCCAGTGCAGACTTCACAGGAGACGATCGGCTATTACGCCAAGCGCATCGCCGCCGAGGTCAAGCTGCCCTCACAGTTCGCCGCTCTTGCCCCCAAAGTGCGCGCATTTCTGGCCACGCGGGCCTTCGGCGAGCCGGTGGAACTGGATGACCCCATCATTCTGAAAGCGATCAACACCAACGTCGCCCAATACGTGACGGTGACCACCTTCGTCA
This genomic window from Caldilineales bacterium contains:
- a CDS encoding TIGR04255 family protein, with the protein product MSRYYQNSPIVEAVCEFRFAPGQPWDWTVPGLVYDRLKDEFPKKRQQNALQLQLRAEDQEIAQSIKGGVALMQFLRADESALIQVGPDLLTVNHAQPYSNWQTFRGMIERALDTYQNIVKPQGITRIGLRYINRIEIPEHQVTIEDYLLATPRAPQTISQIFAAWAQRIEMPLPQVNGILVLQSGSLPDPQQKKVIFLLDLDLFTAPSSEHLPINLASDWIERAHTEIEQAFEACITDKTRPLFREVITHDE
- a CDS encoding DEAD/DEAH box helicase family protein — protein: MPRRKSTASDAQLSLLEPPIRTAPCVPAIRMAVDDWRAAGYKGVTETTRTLLNFWFKTDHRLPNRRPFRYHDSQRFAIETLIYLYEVAAVRRHKPLVERFAGPNQNLRLLRYDDFARYCIKMATGSGKTKVMALAIAWQYFNAVAEPRDDYARTFLLIAPNVIVFERLKLDFAGGRIFRSDPIIPPELRIYWDFDCYMRGDGERASSQGALYLTNIQQLYERAGAGNDAEPEVMTAVLGPKPPAQTLEVENFGPRIVARGGPILVLNDEAHHTHDEESEWNRSIRRLHSFQTFAVLETSKVLAQFDFTATPRFSKGALFTWTVYDYPLKYAILDGIVKRPMKGIATGIQEAKSDVASTRYQAYLTAGVERWREYRQQLAPLQKKPILFVMMNDTSEADDVGDYLQRKYPSEFGGDKLLIIHTDRAGEVSKRDLDKARKVAREVDDLDSPINAIVSVLMLREGWDVQNVTVVVGLRPYSSKANILPEQTIGRGLRLMFRGMETGYTERVDVIGNKAFIQFVEQLEKDEDMALGTFEVGKDKLTIVTIAPDPAKLDRDILLPTLSPILSRKRTLAEEIAGLDVSTFACPTLPRKAGDAVAQSFRYEGYDILSLQKLVERDYTLPPVQTSQETIGYYAKRIAAEVKLPSQFAALAPKVRAFLATRAFGEPVELDDPIILKAINTNVAQYVTVTTFVRALRPLVVEELQPRLVDEGRRLSETRPFPYSRPTIAANKTVFNLVPCGNEFEKAFAQFLEDAPDVVRFAKLPEAFGFAIEYTDASNNLRYYEPDFVAVTATGLQYLVETKGREDVDVANKDRAAILWCENATRLTGVEWQYVKVPQKEFEKLQADEFGDLLVFSQVVF